In a single window of the Pedococcus dokdonensis genome:
- a CDS encoding MFS transporter has translation MSPTFSSLGVRNYRVYATGAFVSNIGTWMGRVAQDWLVLTELTNHSSSALGIVTGLQFLPFLLLAPWAGMIADRYPKRRILAVTQTSLALSSLVLGLLVVTGTAQLWMVYGIALFTGIATAVDNPARQTFVSEMVPRDRLANAVSLNSASFNAGRLIGPGVAGLTIAGFGTGWTLMLNTLTFVAVLLALASMRRSELRPAPALARGKGAIREGVAYVRSRPDIQLVMLLVFVLGTFGMNFQITTALMATKEFGKGPEEYGLLGSIMAIGSLTAALLSARRAKPRLRILLVALVGFTLSTGLAAVAPSYPLFALSLVPVGLSALTALTTANAMVQLSVDPAMRGRVMALYMAIFMGGTPLGAPLIGWIGDVSGPRWTIAIGTIAVGLTLVVVSIWTARHENVQVSYESQRRPRLRIRTLPQPEVSEPVPEVAR, from the coding sequence GTGAGCCCCACCTTCTCCTCCCTCGGCGTCCGCAACTACCGCGTCTACGCGACTGGTGCGTTCGTCTCCAACATCGGCACCTGGATGGGCCGGGTCGCGCAGGACTGGCTGGTACTCACCGAGCTGACCAACCACTCGTCCTCGGCGCTCGGCATCGTCACGGGCCTGCAGTTCCTGCCCTTCCTGCTGCTCGCCCCGTGGGCCGGGATGATCGCGGACCGCTACCCCAAGCGCCGGATCCTCGCTGTCACCCAGACCTCGCTCGCCCTGTCGTCCCTCGTCCTCGGCCTGCTCGTCGTCACCGGCACGGCGCAGCTGTGGATGGTCTACGGCATCGCGCTCTTCACCGGGATCGCCACCGCGGTGGACAACCCGGCCCGGCAGACGTTCGTCTCCGAGATGGTGCCGCGCGACCGGCTGGCCAACGCCGTGTCGCTCAACAGCGCCTCGTTCAACGCCGGCCGGCTGATCGGCCCCGGCGTGGCCGGCCTGACCATCGCCGGGTTCGGCACCGGGTGGACCCTGATGCTCAACACCCTGACCTTCGTGGCGGTGCTGCTGGCCCTTGCCTCGATGCGACGCAGCGAGCTGCGTCCCGCGCCGGCGCTGGCCCGCGGCAAGGGTGCCATCCGCGAGGGCGTGGCCTACGTCCGGAGCCGTCCCGACATCCAGCTGGTCATGCTGCTCGTCTTCGTGCTCGGCACCTTCGGGATGAACTTCCAGATCACCACCGCGCTGATGGCGACCAAGGAGTTCGGCAAGGGCCCGGAGGAGTACGGGCTGCTCGGCTCGATCATGGCGATCGGCTCGCTCACCGCCGCCCTGCTCTCGGCCCGACGTGCCAAGCCGCGCCTGCGCATCCTGCTCGTCGCGCTGGTCGGCTTCACCCTGTCCACCGGCCTGGCCGCCGTGGCGCCCAGCTACCCGCTCTTCGCGCTCTCCCTCGTGCCGGTCGGCCTGTCCGCCCTCACTGCGCTCACCACCGCCAACGCCATGGTGCAGCTGAGTGTCGACCCCGCCATGCGGGGCCGGGTGATGGCTCTCTACATGGCGATCTTCATGGGTGGGACGCCGCTCGGCGCCCCCCTGATCGGCTGGATCGGCGACGTGTCGGGTCCGCGCTGGACCATCGCGATCGGCACCATCGCCGTCGGCCTCACCCTCGTGGTGGTGTCGA
- a CDS encoding MarR family winged helix-turn-helix transcriptional regulator produces MTPPPARARRGADAGLSPSAVSALAGELRLACMRISRRVRFESTHVVAPHQFSVLCRLEEAPRTPGELAEIEKVSAPSMTRTVAALVERGLVERTADPADRRQVILSLTRDATSLLKDIRRKRDAWMSVRVGHLTAEEQDILRQASAILTRVANE; encoded by the coding sequence ATGACCCCACCGCCCGCCCGCGCCCGACGCGGTGCCGACGCCGGTCTCTCGCCCTCCGCGGTCTCCGCCCTCGCCGGTGAGCTCCGTCTCGCCTGCATGCGCATCTCCCGCCGTGTGCGGTTCGAGAGCACGCATGTTGTTGCGCCGCACCAGTTCTCGGTGCTCTGCCGCCTCGAGGAGGCGCCGCGCACCCCTGGCGAGCTCGCGGAGATCGAGAAGGTGAGCGCCCCCAGCATGACCCGCACGGTGGCCGCCCTCGTCGAGCGTGGCCTCGTCGAGCGCACCGCCGACCCCGCGGACCGCCGCCAGGTGATCCTGTCGCTCACCCGCGACGCCACCAGCCTGCTCAAGGACATCCGCCGCAAGCGCGACGCCTGGATGTCGGTGCGCGTCGGTCACCTCACCGCCGAGGAGCAGGACATCCTGCGCCAGGCGTCCGCGATCCTCACCCGGGTGGCCAACGAGTGA
- a CDS encoding BTAD domain-containing putative transcriptional regulator, with the protein MPVRLRLLDRVTWDDAPIPGDRLAALLATLASHPHGLPDERLVEEVWGDEPPAKPTKALQVLVSRLRSLDRRLVVRHDGGYRLGVDADEVDAWVAHDQLTGARHRLDAGDTAAAEALARLARQRTVGEPGAPGPLAELRDRAAEDLRGADRVLALALARSGSPAEAVPLLARLQERSPDDTAVLAALLRAERETSGVAAALSRYAAYRADVADRLGVEPDPALQRIHRELLAADAPVHTGVHYDTDDLLGRDEDLGRLRTALATGRLTTVLGPGGIGKTRIVHVLAREAPQPRVHVVELVGVASGDDVVAEVGAALGIRGSVTTRHALTPAQQADVRGRIAQELDSGPTLLVLDNCEHVLEAAAGLVAFLLVTTRDLSVLTTSRAPLRIAAERVVPLTQLAPDHAADLFGRRARAVRPDARLDPAGVAAVVERLDGLPLAIELAAARVRTMSVEEIRAALDDRFGLLRSRDRAAPERHRTLTAVIGWSWDLLGDGERDAAATMSVFHDGFDAATARSVLGPASMDLVEALVDQSIVTVDDEGDGTRFRMLETIREFAAARLVEAGRQDEALARQRDWALELVAAHGDVFFAPKQVESVEALLAEENNLTDVLRRAVADDDPVTMAELLGSLGALWTITGNHARIFAVADAAATLLSWWTPEDDRAREAGFVAAALLLVHLNWIPGRDSSDLRDAVASWGEPTSAWARAARAMFVVHDDRDAAQRLVDLADAETEPQNSAMLLMWAAIMAENDGDVAQARAHTLRALEGAELTPYVEASLHSELSQLASYEGDHHLAAHHAELAWPTLMRLHAYDDASALRFTTAVSLLLDGDLDGCERMLADVGDASEGGQLGSRMLLAAARAELALARGDLEAGFAAYDRALSEVMVEIPGWSGALTPWVLIAASGALGAHVLHTTSGPDQRADQLAELVLGPVPGNPGPALPLDDLPLGGVGLVAVGGWALRHGGTGREETALRLMAIARTWAYNQSLPSVRWDRFVALADEVRPGRLDVLLAEYAGRPGPDLVPEAVDLLRSLTSP; encoded by the coding sequence GTGCCCGTCCGGCTGCGCCTCCTCGACCGGGTCACCTGGGATGACGCACCGATCCCCGGCGACCGGCTTGCCGCGCTGCTCGCGACCCTGGCGTCTCATCCGCACGGACTGCCCGACGAACGGCTCGTCGAGGAGGTCTGGGGCGACGAGCCACCGGCGAAGCCGACCAAGGCGCTGCAGGTGCTCGTGTCCCGGCTCCGATCGCTCGACCGGCGGCTGGTGGTGCGCCACGACGGGGGCTACCGGCTCGGCGTCGACGCCGACGAGGTCGACGCCTGGGTGGCGCACGACCAGCTGACCGGTGCGCGGCACCGGCTCGATGCCGGCGACACGGCCGCGGCGGAGGCGCTCGCCCGGCTCGCGCGCCAGCGCACCGTGGGCGAGCCCGGCGCGCCGGGGCCGCTCGCCGAGCTGCGCGACCGGGCGGCCGAGGACCTGCGTGGCGCTGACCGCGTGCTCGCGCTCGCCCTGGCCCGCAGCGGGTCCCCCGCCGAAGCCGTGCCGCTGCTGGCCAGGCTGCAGGAGCGGTCGCCCGACGACACCGCCGTGCTGGCCGCCCTGCTGCGGGCCGAGCGCGAGACGTCAGGCGTCGCTGCGGCACTGAGCCGCTACGCGGCATACCGGGCCGATGTGGCCGACCGGCTGGGAGTCGAGCCCGACCCGGCACTGCAGCGGATCCACCGCGAGCTGCTCGCCGCCGACGCGCCGGTGCACACCGGCGTGCACTACGACACCGACGACCTGCTCGGTCGTGACGAGGACCTCGGCCGGCTGCGGACCGCGCTGGCGACCGGACGGCTGACCACGGTGCTCGGCCCCGGCGGCATCGGCAAGACCCGCATCGTGCACGTCCTGGCCCGCGAGGCCCCCCAGCCGCGGGTGCACGTCGTCGAGCTCGTCGGCGTCGCGTCGGGTGACGACGTCGTGGCCGAGGTCGGCGCCGCCCTGGGAATCCGCGGTTCGGTGACCACCCGGCACGCGCTGACACCAGCGCAGCAGGCCGACGTCCGAGGGCGGATCGCGCAGGAGCTCGACAGTGGCCCGACCCTGCTCGTCCTCGACAACTGCGAGCACGTACTCGAGGCCGCGGCGGGACTGGTGGCCTTCCTGCTCGTGACGACCCGCGACCTCAGCGTGCTCACGACGAGCCGCGCACCGTTGCGGATCGCGGCCGAACGCGTGGTGCCGCTCACCCAGCTGGCCCCCGACCACGCCGCCGACCTGTTCGGGCGCCGGGCGCGCGCGGTCCGGCCCGATGCCCGGCTCGACCCCGCGGGCGTGGCCGCCGTCGTGGAACGGCTCGACGGGCTCCCCCTCGCGATCGAGCTCGCGGCGGCGCGGGTCCGCACCATGTCGGTCGAGGAGATCCGGGCGGCGCTCGACGACCGGTTCGGGCTCCTGCGCAGCCGCGACCGGGCCGCCCCCGAGCGGCACCGCACCCTGACCGCAGTCATCGGCTGGTCCTGGGACCTGCTCGGCGACGGTGAGCGCGACGCAGCGGCGACGATGTCGGTCTTCCACGACGGGTTCGACGCGGCCACCGCCCGCTCGGTGCTCGGCCCGGCCTCGATGGACCTCGTGGAGGCGCTCGTCGACCAGTCCATCGTGACCGTCGACGACGAGGGCGACGGCACGCGGTTCCGGATGCTCGAGACGATCCGCGAGTTCGCCGCGGCCCGGCTGGTCGAGGCGGGGCGGCAAGACGAGGCGCTGGCACGGCAACGGGACTGGGCGCTCGAGCTGGTCGCCGCCCATGGCGATGTGTTCTTCGCGCCCAAGCAGGTGGAGAGCGTCGAGGCCCTGCTCGCCGAGGAGAACAACCTCACCGACGTGCTGCGTCGGGCCGTCGCCGACGACGACCCCGTCACCATGGCCGAGCTGCTCGGGAGCCTCGGGGCGCTGTGGACCATCACCGGCAACCACGCCCGCATCTTCGCGGTCGCCGACGCCGCCGCGACGCTCCTGTCGTGGTGGACGCCCGAGGACGACCGCGCCCGCGAGGCCGGCTTCGTCGCCGCCGCGCTGCTGCTGGTGCACCTCAACTGGATCCCCGGTCGCGACAGCAGCGACCTGCGCGACGCGGTCGCGTCCTGGGGCGAGCCGACGTCGGCGTGGGCCCGTGCCGCGCGGGCGATGTTCGTGGTGCACGACGACCGCGATGCCGCCCAGCGGCTGGTCGACCTGGCCGACGCCGAGACCGAGCCCCAGAACTCCGCGATGCTGCTGATGTGGGCCGCGATCATGGCCGAGAACGACGGTGACGTCGCCCAGGCCCGCGCGCACACCCTGCGGGCGCTCGAGGGCGCCGAGCTGACCCCATACGTCGAGGCGTCCCTGCACTCCGAGCTGTCGCAGCTCGCCAGCTACGAGGGCGACCACCACCTCGCGGCGCACCACGCCGAGCTCGCCTGGCCGACCCTGATGCGGCTGCACGCCTACGACGATGCCAGCGCCCTGCGGTTCACCACGGCGGTGTCGCTCCTGCTCGACGGCGACCTCGATGGCTGCGAGCGGATGCTCGCCGACGTCGGTGACGCCTCGGAAGGCGGTCAGCTCGGCTCCCGCATGCTGCTGGCGGCCGCCCGCGCCGAGCTGGCCCTGGCGCGGGGCGACCTCGAGGCCGGCTTCGCGGCCTACGACCGCGCCCTCAGTGAGGTGATGGTCGAGATCCCCGGCTGGTCCGGTGCCCTGACACCGTGGGTGCTGATCGCAGCCTCGGGAGCCCTGGGCGCCCACGTGCTCCACACGACGTCCGGACCCGACCAGAGGGCCGACCAGCTCGCCGAGCTGGTGCTGGGACCGGTGCCGGGCAACCCCGGCCCGGCCCTGCCGCTCGACGACCTGCCGCTCGGCGGGGTGGGGCTGGTGGCCGTGGGGGGTTGGGCGTTGCGGCACGGCGGCACCGGCCGCGAGGAGACCGCGCTGCGGCTGATGGCGATCGCCCGGACCTGGGCCTACAACCAGTCGCTGCCGTCGGTGCGCTGGGACCGGTTCGTCGCCCTCGCCGACGAGGTCCGGCCCGGTCGCCTCGACGTGCTCCTCGCGGAGTATGCCGGGCGGCCCGGACCGGACCTCGTGCCGGAGGCGGTGGACCTGCTTCGGTCGCTCACCTCACCCTGA
- a CDS encoding ABC transporter permease translates to MTTTTTTPTPATAAAAVALVLPGADLTRHVSLAQTFSQTGTMAWRATVKMRRNFEQLFDVTIQPLLFTAMFAYIFGGAISGSVKDYLPTIITGLIGQTVLTACVATGVQLREDMDKGVFDRFKVLPIARTAPLAGPMVADLIRYAIASTLTFATGFAMGYRPGGGFFGVLGAILLAMLAGWSLAWIFTWFGTIGKTAQGVQGVSLMVMFPLTFLSNAFVPTTTMPSWLRAFADVNPVSHVISAIRDLANDGAVTAEVGWAVLGLAAVIAIFAPLSVRSFNRKM, encoded by the coding sequence ATGACCACCACCACGACCACCCCCACCCCCGCCACCGCCGCTGCCGCCGTCGCGCTGGTCCTCCCAGGCGCAGACCTGACGCGGCACGTGTCGCTCGCCCAGACGTTCTCCCAGACCGGGACGATGGCCTGGCGCGCGACGGTGAAGATGCGCCGCAACTTCGAGCAGCTCTTCGACGTGACCATCCAGCCGTTGCTGTTCACCGCGATGTTCGCCTACATCTTCGGCGGGGCGATCAGTGGCAGCGTCAAGGACTACCTGCCCACCATCATCACCGGCCTGATCGGCCAGACCGTGCTCACCGCCTGCGTCGCCACCGGTGTGCAGCTGCGCGAGGACATGGACAAGGGCGTCTTCGACCGGTTCAAGGTGCTGCCGATCGCGCGGACCGCCCCGCTGGCCGGGCCGATGGTCGCCGACCTGATCCGTTACGCGATTGCGTCGACCCTGACCTTCGCGACGGGCTTCGCGATGGGGTACCGGCCCGGCGGCGGGTTCTTCGGGGTGCTGGGCGCCATCCTGCTGGCGATGCTCGCGGGCTGGTCGCTGGCGTGGATCTTCACCTGGTTCGGGACGATCGGCAAGACCGCGCAGGGCGTGCAGGGTGTCTCGCTGATGGTGATGTTCCCGCTGACCTTCCTGTCCAACGCGTTCGTCCCGACGACGACGATGCCGTCCTGGCTCCGGGCCTTCGCCGACGTCAACCCGGTCAGCCACGTCATCTCCGCGATCCGAGACCTCGCCAACGACGGCGCCGTCACCGCCGAGGTCGGCTGGGCGGTGCTCGGCCTGGCCGCGGTCATCGCGATCTTCGCGCCGCTCTCGGTCCGGAGCTTCAACCGGAAGATGTGA
- a CDS encoding ATP-binding cassette domain-containing protein: protein MNSTDTLAVNARGLVKTFGDQRAVDGIDLEVRRGEVFGVLGPNGAGKTTMLKMLATLLPVDGGTAEVFGHDVRKDGHVVRQLLGVTGQYASVDENLTATENLILFGRLQGLSRADSRRRAGHLLEQFDLTEAATKAISAFSGGMRRRLDLAASLITRPPLIFLDEPTTGLDPRTRGQMWDTIRELVTEGCTVLLTTQYLDEADQLADRIAVIDRGVKVAQGTSDELKSSVGRSSLVLHLADRDDLDAAAATARRLVGEEAVPSPEARRLAVPLERSDQAVDVLVALREQGVGIESLTVQKPSLDEVFMALTGHGTEEPSDTEPSDHRETTSELEAAS, encoded by the coding sequence ATGAACTCCACCGACACACTCGCAGTCAACGCCAGGGGACTGGTGAAGACGTTCGGCGACCAGCGCGCCGTCGACGGGATCGACCTCGAGGTCCGCCGCGGCGAGGTCTTCGGCGTCCTCGGACCCAACGGCGCCGGCAAGACCACCATGCTCAAGATGCTCGCCACCCTGCTGCCGGTCGACGGCGGCACCGCCGAGGTGTTCGGGCACGACGTCCGCAAGGACGGCCACGTCGTCCGCCAGCTGCTCGGCGTCACGGGGCAGTACGCCTCGGTCGACGAGAACCTCACCGCCACCGAGAACCTCATCCTCTTCGGCCGGCTCCAGGGCCTCAGCCGTGCCGACTCGCGCCGCCGGGCGGGTCACCTGCTCGAGCAGTTCGACCTGACCGAGGCGGCCACCAAGGCGATCAGCGCGTTCTCCGGAGGCATGCGGCGCCGGCTCGACCTGGCCGCCAGCCTGATCACCCGGCCGCCGCTGATCTTCCTCGACGAGCCGACCACCGGCCTCGACCCGCGCACCCGCGGGCAGATGTGGGACACCATCCGCGAGCTCGTCACCGAGGGTTGCACCGTCCTGCTGACCACGCAGTACCTCGACGAGGCCGACCAGCTGGCCGACCGCATCGCGGTCATCGACCGTGGCGTCAAGGTCGCGCAGGGCACCTCCGACGAGCTCAAGTCGTCGGTCGGCCGCAGCTCCCTGGTGCTGCACCTCGCGGACCGCGACGACCTGGACGCGGCTGCTGCCACCGCCCGTCGCCTGGTCGGCGAGGAGGCCGTGCCGTCGCCCGAGGCGCGCCGGCTGGCCGTGCCGCTCGAGCGCAGCGACCAGGCCGTCGACGTGCTCGTCGCACTGCGCGAGCAGGGCGTCGGCATCGAGTCGCTCACCGTGCAGAAGCCCTCCCTCGACGAGGTGTTCATGGCCCTGACCGGCCACGGCACCGAGGAGCCCTCCGACACGGAGCCGTCCGACCACAGGGAAACCACGAGCGAGCTGGAGGCCGCATCATGA
- a CDS encoding NCS2 family permease encodes MAKPSSPPKAAQRPSPARAGGLDGFFRITERGSTVSREVRGGLVTFFTMAYIVVLNPLIIGTQQDGSGSFLGGGDIVKAQTLVAAGTALVAGVMTLLMGIVANYPLALATGLGLNAFVTFGIAKLPEMTWADAMGLIVIEGVIILVLVLTGFRQAVFKAIPGQLKTAISVGIGLFITIIGLVDAGFVRRTGAGPVPVELGIGGNLNGWPLLVFVIGFIAIVVMMVRKVKAAILYGILGGTVLAIIVEAIGKIGGQFDGTGKFVNPAGWGLNVPALPDQVLDVPDFSLIGDFNLLGSFDKLGFVAALLLVFTLLLADFFDTMGTMVAVGAEGGLLDEHGNPPNSDKILLVDSVAAIAGGAGSVSSNTSYIESAAGVGEGARTGLASVVTGVMFLLATFLAPLVKVVPYEAATPALVVVGFLMMQQVKGIDWDDLDIAIPAFLTIVLMPFTYSITVGIGAGFVMYTLIKVVRGKASVIHPLLWTVSALFVIYFAITPIKEVLGVG; translated from the coding sequence ATGGCCAAGCCCTCATCCCCGCCCAAGGCGGCGCAACGTCCCTCCCCGGCCCGGGCCGGCGGACTCGACGGCTTCTTCCGGATCACCGAGCGTGGCTCGACCGTCTCCCGCGAGGTCCGCGGCGGTCTGGTCACGTTCTTCACGATGGCCTACATCGTGGTCCTCAACCCGCTGATCATCGGCACCCAGCAGGACGGCTCGGGCAGCTTTCTCGGTGGCGGCGACATCGTCAAGGCGCAGACCCTCGTCGCCGCGGGCACGGCCCTCGTCGCGGGCGTGATGACGCTGCTCATGGGCATCGTCGCGAACTACCCGCTCGCGCTCGCCACCGGGCTCGGCCTCAACGCGTTCGTCACCTTCGGCATCGCCAAGCTGCCCGAGATGACCTGGGCCGACGCCATGGGCCTGATCGTCATCGAGGGCGTGATCATCCTCGTGCTCGTGCTGACCGGCTTCCGCCAGGCCGTCTTCAAGGCGATCCCGGGCCAGCTGAAGACCGCGATCTCGGTCGGCATCGGCCTGTTCATCACGATCATCGGCCTGGTCGACGCCGGCTTCGTGCGCCGCACCGGCGCCGGCCCGGTCCCGGTCGAGCTCGGCATCGGCGGAAACCTCAACGGCTGGCCGCTGCTCGTGTTCGTCATCGGGTTCATCGCGATCGTCGTGATGATGGTCCGCAAGGTGAAGGCCGCGATCCTCTACGGCATCCTCGGCGGCACGGTCCTGGCGATCATCGTGGAGGCGATCGGCAAGATCGGCGGCCAGTTCGACGGCACCGGCAAGTTCGTCAACCCGGCCGGCTGGGGCCTGAACGTGCCCGCGCTGCCCGACCAGGTGCTCGACGTGCCCGACTTCTCCCTGATCGGCGACTTCAACCTGCTCGGCTCGTTCGACAAGCTCGGCTTCGTGGCGGCGCTGCTGCTGGTCTTCACCCTGCTGCTCGCCGACTTCTTCGACACCATGGGCACGATGGTCGCGGTCGGTGCCGAGGGTGGCCTGCTCGACGAGCACGGCAACCCGCCGAACTCCGACAAGATCCTGCTCGTCGACTCGGTCGCCGCGATCGCCGGTGGTGCCGGCTCGGTCTCGTCGAACACGTCCTACATCGAGTCCGCCGCCGGTGTCGGCGAGGGCGCCCGCACCGGTCTGGCATCGGTCGTCACCGGCGTGATGTTCCTGCTCGCGACCTTCCTCGCCCCCCTGGTCAAGGTGGTCCCCTACGAGGCGGCCACCCCGGCCCTCGTGGTCGTCGGCTTCCTGATGATGCAGCAGGTCAAGGGCATCGACTGGGACGACCTCGACATCGCCATCCCGGCGTTCCTCACGATCGTGCTCATGCCGTTCACCTACTCGATCACCGTGGGCATCGGCGCCGGCTTCGTCATGTACACCCTGATCAAGGTGGTGCGCGGCAAGGCCTCGGTCATCCACCCGCTGCTGTGGACGGTGTCCGCGCTGTTCGTCATCTACTTCGCGATCACCCCGATCAAGGAGGTCCTCGGCGTCGGCTGA
- a CDS encoding DUF2530 domain-containing protein, producing MDESQERAPERTAEELQPLAVSTARVVLWGELGWVAALVVILAVPALHEGERDWWPWVPVAGILLGLLGYSYVRRGRGNAAGAK from the coding sequence ATGGACGAGTCGCAGGAGCGGGCCCCGGAGCGCACCGCGGAGGAGCTCCAGCCCCTCGCCGTCAGCACCGCCCGGGTCGTCCTCTGGGGTGAGCTCGGCTGGGTCGCGGCACTCGTCGTGATCCTCGCGGTGCCCGCCCTGCACGAGGGAGAGCGCGACTGGTGGCCCTGGGTCCCGGTCGCCGGGATCCTGCTCGGCCTGCTCGGGTACTCCTACGTCCGCCGCGGCCGCGGCAACGCCGCCGGCGCCAAGTAG
- a CDS encoding DUF3027 domain-containing protein: MPTFKADAVLTAAVDLAREAAESIAERGTVGDHLGMEMVDERLATHYFACTAGAYPGWRWAITVARVPRGKTATICETNLVPGEGALLSPEWLPYAERLAPGDLGAGDVLPYKEDDPLLEAGFEATGDEEVDELAAYELGLGRKRVLSAEGREAAAQRWYEGENGPHAAVAEKASAPCSTCGYFLPMAGALRSFFGVCANAWSPSDGRVVSLDHGCGAHSEVDAEPVEPLMTGTPIVDEIAYDLV; the protein is encoded by the coding sequence ATGCCCACCTTCAAGGCGGACGCCGTCCTGACCGCAGCCGTCGACCTCGCGCGCGAGGCCGCCGAGTCGATCGCCGAGCGCGGCACCGTCGGGGACCACCTCGGCATGGAGATGGTAGACGAGCGGCTGGCCACGCACTACTTCGCCTGCACCGCCGGCGCCTACCCGGGCTGGCGCTGGGCGATCACCGTCGCCCGCGTGCCGCGCGGCAAGACCGCGACAATCTGCGAGACCAACCTCGTGCCGGGCGAGGGTGCGTTGCTCTCACCCGAGTGGCTCCCGTATGCCGAGCGGCTGGCTCCCGGTGACCTCGGCGCCGGCGACGTGCTCCCCTACAAGGAGGACGACCCGCTGCTGGAGGCCGGGTTCGAGGCGACCGGCGACGAGGAGGTCGACGAGCTCGCCGCGTACGAGCTGGGACTCGGCCGCAAACGGGTCCTGTCGGCCGAAGGACGCGAGGCCGCGGCGCAGCGCTGGTACGAGGGCGAGAACGGCCCCCACGCCGCCGTCGCCGAGAAGGCCTCGGCGCCGTGCTCGACCTGTGGCTACTTCCTCCCGATGGCAGGTGCACTCCGGTCTTTTTTCGGCGTGTGCGCCAACGCCTGGTCTCCCTCCGACGGTCGCGTCGTGAGCCTTGACCACGGCTGCGGCGCCCACTCCGAGGTCGACGCCGAGCCGGTCGAGCCGCTGATGACCGGCACCCCGATCGTCGACGAGATCGCCTACGACCTCGTCTGA
- a CDS encoding cold-shock protein, whose translation MPTGKVKWYDAEKGFGFISDDDGSDVFLHANALPEGVSTLKGGTRVEFSVAEGRRGTQALQVTLLEAAPTVSAGKREASRKSPEDLAPLVEDAIKLLDNASNSLRRGRRPEKDHATKLAAVLRFLADQIEP comes from the coding sequence GTGCCCACTGGCAAGGTCAAGTGGTACGACGCGGAGAAGGGCTTCGGCTTCATCTCCGACGACGACGGAAGCGACGTGTTCCTGCACGCGAACGCGCTTCCCGAGGGCGTGTCCACGCTCAAGGGCGGCACCCGCGTGGAGTTCAGCGTGGCCGAGGGCCGGCGGGGCACGCAGGCCCTGCAGGTCACCCTGCTCGAGGCCGCCCCCACGGTCAGCGCCGGCAAGCGCGAGGCCTCGCGCAAGTCCCCCGAGGACCTCGCGCCGCTCGTCGAGGACGCCATCAAGCTGCTCGACAACGCGTCGAACTCGCTGCGTCGCGGCCGTCGTCCCGAGAAGGACCACGCCACCAAGCTGGCCGCCGTCCTGCGCTTCCTCGCCGACCAGATCGAGCCCTGA